The following are from one region of the Vulpes vulpes isolate BD-2025 chromosome 14, VulVul3, whole genome shotgun sequence genome:
- the ALDH1A3 gene encoding retinaldehyde dehydrogenase 3: protein MATTNGAVENGQPDRKPPALPRPVRSLEVEFTKIFINNEWHESKSGKKFATYNPSTLEKICEVEEGDKLDVDKAVEAAHAAFQRGSPWRRLDALGRGWLLHQLADLVERDRAILATLETMDTGKPFLHAFFIDLEGCIKTLRYFAGWADKIQGRTIPTDDNVVCFTRHEPIGVCGAITPWNFPLLMLVWKLAPALCCGNTIVVKPAEQTPLTALYLGSLIKEVGFPPGVVNIVPGFGPTVGAAISSHPHISKIAFTGSTEVGKLVKEAASRSNLKRVTLELGGKNPCIVCADADLDLAVECAHQGVFFNQGQCCTAASRVFVEEQIYPEFVRRSVEYAKKRPIGDPFDIRTEQGPQIDQKQFDKILDLIESGKKEGAKLECGGSAMEDRGLFIKPTVFSEVTDTMRIAKEEIFGPVQPILKFKNIEEVIKRANSLEYGLTAAVFTKNLDKALKLASALESGTVWINCYNAIYAQAPFGGFKMSGNGRELGEYALAEYTEVKTVTIKLDDKSP, encoded by the exons ATGGCCACCACCAACGGGGCCGTGGAGAACGGGCAGCCGGACAGGAAGCCGCCGGCCCTGCCGCGCCCCGTCCGCAGCCTGGAGGTCGAGTTCACCAAG ATATTCATCAACAATGAATGGCACGAATCCAAGAGTGGAAAAAAGTTTGCCACATATAATCCTTCAACTCtagaaaaaatatgtgaagtagAAGAAGGAGATAAG CTTGATGTGGATAAGGCGGTGGAGGCTGCACATGCCGCCTTCCAGAGGGGCTCACCCTGGCGCCGCCTGGATGCCCTGGGCCGTGGCTGGCTGTTACATCAGTTGGCTGACCTTGTGGAGAGGGACCGCGCCATCCTGGCT ACCCTGGAAACAATGGACACGGGGAAGCCGTTCCTTCATGCCTTTTTCATCGATCTGGAGGGCTGTATTAAAACCCTCAGATACTTTGCAGGGTGGGCTGACAAAATACAGGGCAGGACCATCCCCACAG ATGACAATGTTGTGTGCTTCACCAGGCATGAACCCATAGGTGTATGTGGGGCCATCACTCCT TGGAACTTCCCTCTGCTGATGCTGGTGTGGAAGCTGGCGCCTGCTCTCTGCTGTGGGAATACCATAGTTGTGAAGCCAGCGGAGCAGACTCCCCTCACTGCCCTTTATCTGGGCTCTCTGATCAAAGAG GTCGGATTCCCTCCAGGAGTGGTCAACATCGTGCCAGGATTTGGGCCGACGGTGGGAGCAGCAATTTCTTCTCACCCTCATATCAGCAAGATAGCCTTCACGGGGTCCACCGAG GTTGGAAAGTTGGTTAAAGAAGCCGCCTCTCGGAGCAATCTGAAGAGGGTGACGCTGGAGCTTGGGGGGAAAAACCCCTGCATCGTGTGTGCTGATGCTGACT TGGACTTGGCAGTGGAGTGCGCCCATCAGGGAGTGTTCTTCAATCAAGGTCAGTGTTGCACAGCCGCCTCCAGGGTGTTCGTGGAGGAGCAGATCTACCCTGAGTTTGTCAGGAGGAGCGTGGAATATGCCAAGAAACGGCCCATCGGAGACCCCTTTGACATCAGAACAGAACAGGGGCCCCAG ATTGACCAAAAGCAGTTTGACAAAATCCTCGACCTAATCGAGAGTGGGAAGAAGGAGGGGGCCAAGCTGGAATGTGGGGGTTCGGCCATGGAAGACAGGGGACTCTTCATCAAACCCACTGTCTTCTCAGAAGTTACTGACACCATGCGCATTGCCAAAGAGGAG ATTTTTGGACCAGTACAGCCAATACTGAAGTTCAAAAATATTGAAGAAGTAATCAAAAGAGCAAATAGCCTTGAATATGGACTCACAGCAGCTGTGTTCACAAAAAACCTTGACAAAGCACTGAAGCTGGCGTCTGCCTTGGAGTCTGGAACTGTCTG GATCAACTGCTATAATGCCATCTACGCACAGGCTCCATTTGGTGGCTTTAAAATGTCAGGAAATGGCAGAGAACT